Below is a genomic region from Pseudanabaena sp. BC1403.
CTTGCAGGAGGGCAACCGTGCGGGAAGGTTGAGCCGAAACGAGAATGATTTTATATTTCTGTTCGCGATAGTCACGGATTGTTTGGGCAAGTTTGCCAAACTGATGGGGAATTGCAGGAATTGAACGGCTGGACATATTCACGCCGCGATTTTCTTCGGCTAGTTCAAATAGTTCGAGGCGATCAAATTTTTGGATTTGTTCTAGACATTCTGCAAAGGAGTGGTGGAGTTTCCCCTCGCCCTTAGAGGATAGAGGAGCAATTTCCTCCGCAGATTCATACCAGCGATCGCAATGCGCTTGACATTGATCGATTTCATCGATTACCACTAAGCATTGCTCTGATTTAGGCAAATAGTCCAATAGAGAAGCCGTAGAACTAGGATGAACAGCAAACCCTTGAGTAGTGAATTCATCATCAAGATCGCGATCGTTTTGTGGCAATTGACCGAGAATATGCCCATAGCTAATCGGCGCTAATAAAACTGAAGCAATGCTATCAAGTGGTCTTTGAGTAGAAGGCTCGAATTCGCGAATACGTTCTATTTCATCGCCAAACCAGTCAATCCGCACGGGCATTTCACTGGAAACAGGGAAAATATCAATAATATCGCCACGCCTTCCCCAATGTCCTTCTGTTTCGACCGTTGATGTATATTCATAGCCCATCAGAGTCAATTTCTCTGCTATATCCTTCAGTTTTATCTCTGAACCAACTTCTAAGGATAGACAATATTCTTTAAATTCTTCAGGGCTTGGTAAATGTGGCTGGAGGGCGCGATCGGTGGCGACGATCGCTACTTTTTTCTTGTCACCTTCTTGCTCGTCCCACTTCGTCAAGTCCGCCAAAACCTGCATCTGTCCCCAAATGATCTCCGATTCTGGCGTATAGGATTCGTAGGGTAATACGTCGGAGGTGGGATAAAAATGCACAGTCTGCCAACCCATTGTTTCTAGTTGTACCGACCAGCGCCCCGCTTCTTCAAGCGTAGCGGCGATGACTAACATCAGTCTTTCTTGCTTTTGGCTCAGGGTAGAGCTAACGATGCCTTTACCCACTCGTGATAAGCCCGAAAGAATGAGTTGATGCGAACGTGCCAGTTTACTCTCTAGTTCATCAGTGAGAGGCGATCGGATTAATGAACGAATTACAGAGGAAAATGGCATGGTCTAGATAGTGAAATTAGCGAATTTACAAATGCGATCGGTGGCACTTATTACTAAGTCTAGCAACAATTAGGGTTTGATATGTTCACGCAATTCCCAAGTATAGCAATGTAAATATTGTTTTGGGTTTGAGTTGTCCCACCTAATTCGAGCATTGCTATAAATATTTCTGACTGCATGACAGTAGAGTATATTAGGCAAATCTGTAAAATTTTACTAAGACTATGAGTGATTTATCCACTGTAATCTCTATAGTTCCTAGACTTCCCAAGGCAATTGATGGCGTTGGCGATTATGCTTTAAATTTAGCTCGTCAGCTTCGTAAGGATTTTAATATTCAAACTCAATTTATTGTTGGCAATCCTGAATGGAAAGGGGAATTAGAACTTGAGGGATTTCCTATTAATCAAGTTGTAGATAGCAGCTCTGATCAACTTACGTCTTTTTTAGAAGGCGATCGCACCTCGCCAGTTCTATTACATTATGTGGGTTATGGCTATGCCAATCGCGGTTGTCCAGTCTGGTTGATTAAGGGTTTACAGCGTTGGAAAAATTTGTATCCAGATCGCATACTTGTTACCATGTTCCATGAACTTTATGCATCTGGAACTCCACCTTGGACGAGTTCCTTTTGGCTTTCACCACTACAAAAAAAATTAGTCACAAGATTAGCAAAATTAAGCGATCGCTGCATTACCAGCAACCAAGATTATGCTGAATCATTATACAGATTAAATCTAAATCCAAAAAAAGCGATCGTGACTCTGCCCATATTTTCTACCATTGGCGAGCCAAACTATCTTCCATCGCCATTGGAACGCACAAAAAGATTAGTAGTATTTGGACATAAAAATAGTAGAAAGCAAGTTTATCAACAATGTTTAGTAGAGTTAGAGCAAATTTCCCAAAGTCTGAATATTGAAGAAATTTATGATATCGGTGCTTCCACTGGTTTAACATTATCAGATATTATTAGTATTCCTATCTTAGAAAAAGGAATTATTGAAGCTTCAGAAATCAGAGAAATATTCAAAGACTCTCTGGTTGGTTTTTTGAACTTTCCTCCACCTAAATATCTGGCAAAATCTTCGGTTTTTGCTACTTACTGCGCCCATGGATTAATCCCCTGTATGGTTCATGCTAGTGCAACGCCAATAGATGGTCTAGAAATGAATAAGCATTATTTTTCGACTATTTACAAAAGCAACAAATTATCGTTAGAGGCAGGATATGAAATAGCTAATCATGCCCATGCTTGGTACGAGACGCATAACTTGTCTGCACAAGCCAAAATATTTACTAAGTACCTAAATCATTAGAACAAGAAGAAAGTTAATGAGTAATCATAAGTATCGAGTTCTTATTGTCGCCTCTCACCCAGTTCAGTATGCATCCCCTCTGTTTAAACTTATGGCAAAGCATCCTAAACTTAACATCCAAGTTGCCTATTGCAGTATGAATGGAGTTCAAGCTAGTTATGATGATGGATTTGGGATCGAGGTGGCATGGGATATCCCACTGTTAGAGGGATTTCCTTGGATACAGGTTGAGAATAATTCTCCTAAGCCTAGCCTTGGCGGCAAATTTTGGGGACTTATAAATTTGGGACTGTGGAACCTAATTGCCAAAGAGAATTTCGATGCTGTGATTGTCTATACTGGCTATACTTATGCCAGTTTTTGGATCGCAGTTTTATCTGCCAAATTGACAAGAAAAAAGTTTTTATTTTGTACTGACACTAGTAGGCTAGAACCGCGTAATAAGCAAAGAGTTAAAACTTGGTTAAAGAAATTGCTGCTGCCACCAATTTTTAATCTAGCGGATATTGTCATGGTTAACTCAACTCCTGGTAAGCAAGTGGCTCGTAGTTTGGGTATGTCAGAAGAACGGATTGCTCTTACGCCATTTGCTGTAGATAATGATTGGTGGATATCACAAACTAATGAAGTGGATAGGCAATTGGTACGTAAAAAGTGGAATGTCCCCCCAGATTCGGCTGTTTTACTATTCTGTGCCAAACTTCAACCTTGGAAACGTCCTCAAGATGTTCTAAAAGCTTTTGCTAAAGCTAATGTCCCAAATAGCTATCTAATATTTGCTGGAGATGGAACTCTTAGAGTAGAACTCGAATTGGAAGCAGAATCTTTAGAAATTAAACATAGAGTTAGATTTTTGGGCTTTGTCAACCAATCTAAGTTATCTTCTGTATACTGTTCCTCAGATTTGTTTGTCTTATCTTCTGACTATGAGCCTTTCGGTGTAGTTGTCAATGAAGCCATGCTTTGCGGCTGCCCTGTTATCGTAAGTGATAAAGTGGGCGCAGGTTACGATTTAATTAGACATGGTGAGAACGGCTTTATTTATCCTTGTGGCGATGTGGAGCAACTTACAAAGATTCTTATAGAGATTCTTGCTAATCGTAAACAATTACGGACAATGGGCGTGGCTGCTACTGAGCGCATGAAGTCTTGGTCTCTAAAAGAAAATACAGAAGCGATCGTACAAGCATTAGATAAATTGATTGAGCCTGTTGATCTTCATCCAGAGAAAGTATCATAGTCATTTAGGAGCGGTGGTATTGCAAAGTAATTGTTTTTAGTAATTATTTTGTGGGTGCAAAGTGCCCACAAAATAATTACATTGTATGACTACCGTCAGCAAGGGACTATAGGAAATAATCAAATAAGCATATACTTTGGAAAATGGAAATAATAGGTGCATTGACATTTGTGGTGCTAATCATCTTTGGAGCATCACAGAATTGGAAGCTATCTATCAAAACTATTCTTGTCATTGTTTTGATAGAAGGGGCTTTGAGGAGATGGGCTTTTCCCCAAGTAAAAGATCTAATCTACTTTCTTAAAGACTTCATACTGATTGGCGCTTATATTGGTTTTGCTAGCCGACCTCGACAACTGGAAGATCGATATCCGTTTATCAAAGAATTGTCATTAGTTATCGCGATTGTTTGTTTCCTTCAGTCTTTCAATCCCAGCCTTGGTTCCCCAATCATCGGATTACTTGGTATTAGAGCATACTTGTTATACATTCCTCTTATATGGATAATTCCTCATCTGTTTGACTCTGAGTCAGAGCTGTATGACTTTTTGCGGAACTATTTACTCCTCCTAATTCCTATTTGTATTTTAGGTATTGTTCAATTTTTTAGCCCTATAGATAGTCCCTTAAATATATATGTGTCTGGTTCAGAAGCCGAAATTGCCACAGCAGGTGAGTTTGTCAGAATCACAGGAACTTTTTCTTATTTGCAAGGACTTAAAGTTTATCTTGCAGTTTGTTTCTCATTGCTAATAGTTTTGCTTTCCCAAACGGACTCATTCAAGTGGAAGACAATTTATATATTTGAGTTGACACTTGTTGTTGCGAATTGCTTTATGAGCGGAGCAAGGGCTATCATCTTGTACATATTATTATTCACAATTAGCTATTTTGTTTGTTTGTTTTTTAATAGCTATAAAACTGCTCTGAATTTTGTTTCTCGCTTATTTCTACCTGTCGCTTTAGTAACATTAATGGCGATAGTCTTTTTTCAACCAGCGATTCAATCCTATAATAATCGAGCTGATACTGCTAGTGACTCAGTGGTTGATCGTGCGTTCGGATATTTCACTGATGTTTTTGCTAAAGATAGGTTTGACGGTTATGGGACAGGAGCCACCCAAGGTGGAGCAGCAAGTCTGAGACAGATTTTAGAACTTCCTGCGGGTGAATCATTGCCGCCTTCCGAAGAGGAGCCTGGGCGGGTTATGATAGAAATTGGACTAT
It encodes:
- a CDS encoding glycosyltransferase family 4 protein translates to MSNHKYRVLIVASHPVQYASPLFKLMAKHPKLNIQVAYCSMNGVQASYDDGFGIEVAWDIPLLEGFPWIQVENNSPKPSLGGKFWGLINLGLWNLIAKENFDAVIVYTGYTYASFWIAVLSAKLTRKKFLFCTDTSRLEPRNKQRVKTWLKKLLLPPIFNLADIVMVNSTPGKQVARSLGMSEERIALTPFAVDNDWWISQTNEVDRQLVRKKWNVPPDSAVLLFCAKLQPWKRPQDVLKAFAKANVPNSYLIFAGDGTLRVELELEAESLEIKHRVRFLGFVNQSKLSSVYCSSDLFVLSSDYEPFGVVVNEAMLCGCPVIVSDKVGAGYDLIRHGENGFIYPCGDVEQLTKILIEILANRKQLRTMGVAATERMKSWSLKENTEAIVQALDKLIEPVDLHPEKVS